The Pocillopora verrucosa isolate sample1 chromosome 14, ASM3666991v2, whole genome shotgun sequence genome has a segment encoding these proteins:
- the LOC131771182 gene encoding adenosine receptor A3-like, translating into MLNTTDEHTNSSFEVRYPASLVGMSAAFAALNTFFSITATLGNILILLALNKVTSIRPPTKLLFRCLAVTDLCVGLVTQPLFTVMLLASLNFNEYFYVDLIEGISSIVLCGVSLLTSTAISVDRLLALSLGLRYRYVVTLRRVRALIISFWFLIGASVGCASISGINLFVYAVVILISLLISAISYANVHFRLRHQLFHVQGHVHQRQQLPPNGVVPSALNVARYKKTVSFIAWVQLGLFACYSPLCIVLISFHFEEFWDLNIIYFFLCLLYLNSSLNPILYCWKIREVKQAVKDIIRQLNCCCELN; encoded by the coding sequence ATGCTTAACACCACTGATGAACATACAAACTCCTCATTTGAAGTCAGGTATCCGGCGTCACTTGTGGGGATGTCTGCAGCATTTGCAGCCTTGAACACTTTTTTCTCCATCACCGCGACACTTGGCAATATTCTCATCCTACTTGCTCTTAACAAAGTGACTTCGATTCGTCCTCCAACGAAACTTTTGTTTCGATGTCTGGCGGTCACCGATCTTTGTGTTGGATTGGTAACACAACCGCTGTTTACAGTGATGCTTCTTGCCAGCTTAAActttaatgaatatttttatgTTGATTTAATAGAGGGGATCTCATCTATAGTTCTTTGTGGTGTCTCCCTCTTGACCTCAACTGCaataagtgtggacagacttcttgcgTTGTCGTTGGGTCTGAGGTATAGATACGTTGTTACATTAAGGCGGGTGCGAGCGCTTATTATCTCCTTTTGGTTCCTAATTGGTGCTTCGGTTGGGTGTGCCTCCATTTCAGGAATTAACCTTTTTGTATATGCTGTTGTGATACTTATTTCCCTTCTTATTTCGGCCATCTCTTACGCTAATGTCCATTTCCGTCTCCGTCACCAACTGTTTCATGTACAAGGCCACGTTCACCAACGACAACAACTTCCTCCCAATGGCGTTGTACCGTCTGCATTGAATGTAGCGCGATACAAGAAAACGGTTTCTTTCATAGCATGGGTACAGCTTGGATTATTTGCTTGTTACTCTCCTctttgtattgttttaatttcattccATTTTGAAGAGTTTTGGGACCTTaatataatttactttttcctttgtttactaTACTTAAACTCATCTCTAAACCCtattctttactgctggaaaatCAGGGAGGTGAAACAGGCAGTAAAGGACATAATTAGACAGTTAAACTGTTGCTGTGAGCTAAATTGA
- the LOC131771183 gene encoding adenosine receptor A1-like, producing the protein MLNTTDEHTNSSYEVSYPASLVGMSAALASLNTFLSITATLGNVLILIALNKVTSICPPTKLLFRCLAVTDLCVGLITQPLFTVTLLTSFNVHRYVFLIPVVSSLVLCGVSLLTSTAISVDRLLALSLLRYRHVVTLRRVRALIISFWFLIGALVGCLFIFSLNISAIVYAVVMLISLLVSAISYAKIYFRLRHQLLHVQGHVHQRQQLPPNGVVPTALNVARYKKTVSAITWVQLGLFACYSPFCATLVLPHLFEFLDANVSYFFVCLPFLNSSLNPILYCWKIREVKQAVKDTIRQLNCCCGPN; encoded by the coding sequence ATGCTGAACACCACTGATGAACATACAAACTCCTCATATGAAGTCAGTTATCCGGCGTCACTCGTGGGGATGTCTGCAGCACTCGCATCCTTGAACACTTTTCTCTCCATCACCGCGACACTTGGCAATGTTCTCATCCTAATTGCTCTTAACAAAGTGACTTCGATTTGTCCTCCGACGAAACTTTTGTTTCGATGTCTGGCGGTCACCGATCTTTGTGTTGGACTGATAACACAACCGCTGTTTACAGTAACGCTTCTTACCAGCTTCAACGTTCATcgatatgtttttttaataccAGTGGTCTCGTCTCTAGTTCTTTGTGGAGTCTCCCTCTTGACATCAACTGCTataagtgtggacagacttctcgcgtTGTCGTTGTTGAGATACAGACATGTTGTTACATTAAGGCGGGTGCGAGCGCTTATTATCTCCTTTTGGTTTCTAATAGGTGCTTTGGTTGGGTgtctcttcatcttttctttaaatatttccGCCATTGTATATGCTGTTGTGATGcttatttctcttcttgtctCGGCCATCTCTTACGCTAAAATCTATTTCCGTCTCCGTCACCAACTGCTTCATGTACAAGGCCATGTTCACCAACGACAACAACTTCCTCCCAATGGCGTAGTACCGACTGCATTGAATGTAGCGCGATACAAGAAAACAGTTTCCGCCATAACATGGGTACAGCTTGGATTATTTGCTTGCTACTCTCCTTTTTGTGCTACTTTAGTTCTACCCCATTTATTTGAGTTTTTGGACGCTAATGTGTCTtactttttcgtttgtttaccTTTCTTAAACTCATCTCTGAACCCcattctttactgctggaaaatCAGGGAGGTGAAACAGGCAGTAAAGGACACAATAAGACAATTAAACTGTTGTTGTGGACCAAATTGA
- the LOC136278155 gene encoding melanocortin receptor 4-like, producing the protein MLNTTDEHTNSSFEVRYPASLVGMSAAFASLNTFSSITATLGNILILLALNKVTSTCPPTKLLFRCLAVTDLCVGLVTQPLFTVMLLASSNVYEYVKDIQMISSIVLCGVSLLTSTAISVDRLLALSLGLRYRYVVTIRRVRALIISFWFLIGASVGCLFILEIYFFVYAVVMLISLLISAISYAKIYFRLRHLLLHVQGHVHQREHLPPNGVVPSALNLARYKKTVSIIAWVQLGLFACYSPICIALISSHFEKFFSKNIIYFFLCLLFLNSSLNPILYCWKIREVKQAVKDTVRQLNCCCELN; encoded by the coding sequence ATGCTGAACACCACTGATGAACATACAAACTCCTCATTTGAAGTCAGGTATCCGGCGTCACTTGTGGGGATGTCTGCAGCATTTGCATCCTTGAACACTTTTTCCTCCATCACCGCGACACTTGGCAATATTCTCATCCTACTTGCTCTTAACAAAGTGACTTCGACTTGTCCTCCAACGAAACTTTTGTTTCGATGTCTGGCGGTCACCGATCTTTGTGTTGGACTGGTAACACAACCGCTGTTTACAGTGATGCTTCTTGCCAGCAGCAACGTTTATGAATATGTTAAAGACATACAGATGATCTCATCTATAGTTCTTTGTGGTGTCTCCCTCTTGACATCAACTGCGataagtgtggacagacttcttgcgTTGTCGTTGGGTCTGAGGTATAGATACGTTGTTACAATAAGGCGGGTGCGTGCGCTTATTATCTCCTTTTGGTTTCTAATTGGTGCTTCGGTTGGGTGTCTATTCATTTTagaaatttacttttttgtatATGCTGTTGTGATGCTTATTTCTCTTCTTATCTCGGCCATCTCTTACGCTAAGATCTATTTCCGTCTCCGTCATCTACTGCTTCATGTACAAGGCCATGTTCACCAACGAGAACATCTTCCTCCCAATGGCGTAGTACCGTCTGCATTGAATTTAGCGCGATACAAGAAAACGGTTTCCATCATAGCATGGGTACAGCTTGGATTATTTGCTTGTTACTCTCCTATTTGTATTGCTTTAATTTCatcacattttgaaaagttttttagcaagaatataatttactttttcctttgtttactaTTCTTAAACTCATCTCTAAACCCtattctttactgctggaaaatCAGGGAGGTAAAACAGGCAGTAAAGGACACAGTTCGACAGTTAAACTGTTGTTGTGAGCTAAATTGA